The DNA sequence TCGAATTAGAAGCTCCTACTGTATTCAAAGCACATTTAATTGCTCGAAACAACACTCTATCCGAACGAGAAGAACAACTCAATACATTTACAAATGGTGTTAAAATCAGAATTAGGACATCTCTCGAAAGAGAAGCAATCAAAATAAACCGTGAAAGTAAAATATTAATTGACCCTCATCAACAAGAATTTACCGTTCCAAATCAGGAGAATCTACCTCAAATTAAATTTACACTGGAATTTAAATAAGCAGCAAACTAGCTCTTAATATTTTATTAGGAGAATTTGCAACTAATTAAATCTCATTTTAAAAGCCAGTCCGAACGGATTGGCTTTCATATTATTTTATCTCTTATTCAGTTTCAACAATTTATATCTTTAACAATATTTCTTTTATAAATAACATGTTACTAAATAATTTTTAACAGCTTTTTCCCATTAAAAATTTTATTATCAAAAATGGCACGAACGACATACTCACCATCAAAAATTCGTTTTTCCACTTCAATTCCCTCAAATAACTCTTTTGCATATGATGCTTTTATTTCGACTATTTTATTTTCCTGATCAATTAATCTAATTTTTCGTCTCCCATCAATTTTAATGTCTTCTAACTTCGTTCCTACTTCATAAATAATTTCATTAGCTTTACATTTTTCAATAAATGCTTTAAGTCCTTCAGAGTAGCAATCTTTCACCTCATCTAAAGACGAAGATAAATTCTCTCCAGAGTGAGCTCCGGCACATACAAATCCAAATTTTTGATCTGGAAAACAAAACTCACAATCACAACATTTCCCTGCCATAAATACTCTCCTCCTGATTACCTATAGTTCTATTCTAATTAGATCATTATCTCTCAAAAAATCTTTTATAATCTATATATAGAATCTAATTTTTTCATATTTTATCCAGATATCACATAGAAATAACTTAAACCTATTATCTGAAAAGTTATTTAAAAATTATGAATTGTCAAATACAAAAACTACATACCTTGTGAGTATGTAGCTTAGAACCTACTGGTGCTAGACCAATCTTATTAGTATTATATGCAAATAATAAACATTGGTGTGGTTCTATTTTTATTTTCTCCGATTAATTCTAGCTTATTCAAATACCTTTAAAATTAGAACAAAAAACACATACCTTGTGAGTATGTGCTCTTACTTTACTGGCGTATGTCTAGACATAGCCTATCTTCATTACTGATTTGTATCAAGATGGTACAAAATCTATCTTGATTAAATTATATTATTTCTCTCAAGTTGTGTCAATCACTAATTATTACTTTTTAAGTTCTCTTTTTAAATTTGCAAGTTCTAGGTTTATTTGTTTAATCAGTTGTTCTTGATTAGTGATAGTATTTTGTAAATCTGTAATTTCTTTCTCTTTTTGAGCAATAATAGATTTCTGATTAGAAATCACATCTTTTAATTTTTCAAGTAACTCATCCTTTTTAGGAATATACTTTTTTAAAATAATATTATCAATCTCATTTAAGAGATTTTCTCGCAATTTGAATCGTTTTTTATTAAGTATGCGATATTTACTTACGCGAGTTATTTGGTCCACCTGTATTACAGAATCCTTCTTAAATAGATAAAGATTTTTCTTTTTAGTAGTAGTGTTCGATTTTTGAGCAAACACTTCAAATTCATGTATAATAGGCTTTCCCGTCGACTTGTCTTTTGTTGCAGCCGTAATAGGAGCTACAATAACCCAATCTTCGTTATTGTCATATAAGACAACACAAGGATGAGGGTAACGTATTTCAGTTCCAATATTACAAGTTCCTAAATCTACTAAAGAAATAATATCTCCACGGCTATAATTATAATAATTATTATTTAACTGCTTATATTCATTTTGTATCCAAAGATCATGAATATGAGCATAATTTACAGTTCGTTCTAAATTACCTTGACTGAGCATTATATTCGTATGAGCAAATACATTTTGTATTTCATGCAATGCTTCTATCGAAACAGAGGTAGACTGATTTTTATTGTATTTATTTTTTAGAGTATTTCGTAAATCATTGATTAAATAGCTCATTCAAAAACCCCTATAAAAATTATATTTACTACATAGAAATTATTATAACACACATCTTATAGATGATGTTGTGAAGCGAACAAACTTTCTAAAAAATTCATAAATTTATAGTTTATAATATCGAAAATACTATCCTTATCTAACGCTACTTCCCACTTATGATGTAAGCAGATTCATGTTAGTCACTTTCTTATAAGATGGCTTTACAACTAATTTAATCTCACCTTAAAAGCCACCCATTCGGGGTGGCTCTCGACTTATTTCATCTCTTTTTCAACGACTTCTAATAATCGACGTAAGCATGTAATAATAGCACGGATATAAAAATAGCTACCAATTCTGAAAACTATAAATACAGTGTTGGTAGCTATTATTTTATATTGTTACTGACAAAGTTCTTGGACTGTTTTAGCCCATGGCAAAACCCCTACCAGTATGTCTGGATTTCTAATAAAATCCAGATTTTGTAGCTTTTCAAATAAATAATTCAGGATTAAGAAATTCCTTTACTTTTTAATTTTTTATTGATGTAATGTAAAATAATTCCTACATACTCTGTGTATTTGCCTTCCTGATTTAATTTTTCAAACTTGTCCTTAGATTTTAATAAGTAAGGTATAGTATCTTTTCCTCCTTTTCCTTCATGGTATAAATGTTTCTTAAATTCATCTAGTACCGCTTTTCTATTAGTAACTAAATATCCGTGATAACAATTTAAATTCAAGTGTACATTTAAATCGTTATCAATTCTAGAATCACTAGATTTAATAATTCCTTGAGGAGTATAACTAATAGTTTCAATATGCGTACTATTTTGAGGGTTCAAGTACAGGGTAGCGTTTTGTTTTTTCGTATCACATGTCGCTAAATGACTAGGAGATCCTTCATTTCCTCTACAAACAATCATTAAATTAGAGTATTGTAATTGATTAGTACTATTTCTAGGTTGATAATGTTCAATCTTAGTATCTTTATAATCATTAATACGCTTCATACAATAAGCACAGATATAGCCCTGCTCTTTTAACAACTCAGTCCTTAATGAATCCTTATCTGCAGTCGATAATTCTTCAAAAATAGATTCT is a window from the Turicibacter bilis genome containing:
- a CDS encoding type II toxin-antitoxin system PemK/MazF family toxin — protein: MSYLINDLRNTLKNKYNKNQSTSVSIEALHEIQNVFAHTNIMLSQGNLERTVNYAHIHDLWIQNEYKQLNNNYYNYSRGDIISLVDLGTCNIGTEIRYPHPCVVLYDNNEDWVIVAPITAATKDKSTGKPIIHEFEVFAQKSNTTTKKKNLYLFKKDSVIQVDQITRVSKYRILNKKRFKLRENLLNEIDNIILKKYIPKKDELLEKLKDVISNQKSIIAQKEKEITDLQNTITNQEQLIKQINLELANLKRELKK
- a CDS encoding HNH endonuclease → MIEIKKGPVPAFLKKYRKESIFEELSTADKDSLRTELLKEQGYICAYCMKRINDYKDTKIEHYQPRNSTNQLQYSNLMIVCRGNEGSPSHLATCDTKKQNATLYLNPQNSTHIETISYTPQGIIKSSDSRIDNDLNVHLNLNCYHGYLVTNRKAVLDEFKKHLYHEGKGGKDTIPYLLKSKDKFEKLNQEGKYTEYVGIILHYINKKLKSKGIS